Proteins co-encoded in one Actinomadura luteofluorescens genomic window:
- a CDS encoding D-alanine--D-alanine ligase family protein, whose amino-acid sequence MLELGHVVVLAGGLSYEREVSLRSGRRVTDALRARDIPVELRDADATLLDSLTDDPPDVVFPVLHGAAGEDGSIRDVLELLDVPYVGARPDACRVVWDKPTAKSVVRRAGLRTPDSVALPKEVFHDLGAASVLDQIVRGLGLPLFVKPTRGGSALGASVVHEASELSAAMVGCFAYGDAALVERHVSGTEVAVSVIERDGAPIALPAVEIVAPGGRYDYTARYDAGDTEFITPARLTPEATARAAAAAITAHRALGLRDLSRTDLIVSPDGEVHFLEVNVAPGMTETSLLPRAISVADLDLGEVCESLLQRHLR is encoded by the coding sequence ATCTTGGAACTCGGGCATGTCGTCGTCCTGGCCGGGGGGCTCTCCTACGAGCGGGAGGTCTCGCTCCGCTCCGGCCGGCGCGTCACCGACGCGCTGCGCGCCCGCGACATCCCGGTCGAACTCCGCGACGCGGATGCGACACTCCTGGACTCCCTGACCGACGACCCGCCGGACGTCGTCTTCCCCGTCCTGCACGGCGCGGCGGGGGAGGACGGCTCGATCCGCGACGTCCTCGAACTGCTGGACGTCCCCTACGTCGGCGCCCGCCCGGACGCATGTCGTGTCGTCTGGGACAAGCCGACCGCCAAGTCCGTCGTGCGACGCGCCGGCCTGCGGACGCCCGACTCCGTCGCCCTGCCGAAGGAGGTCTTCCACGACCTCGGCGCGGCGTCCGTCCTGGACCAGATCGTCCGCGGCCTCGGCCTCCCCCTGTTCGTGAAACCGACCCGCGGCGGCTCGGCCCTCGGCGCGTCGGTCGTCCACGAGGCGTCCGAACTGTCCGCCGCCATGGTCGGCTGCTTCGCCTACGGCGACGCCGCTCTCGTCGAGCGACACGTCAGCGGCACGGAGGTCGCGGTCAGCGTCATCGAACGCGACGGCGCCCCGATCGCCCTGCCCGCCGTCGAGATCGTCGCCCCCGGCGGCCGCTACGACTACACGGCCCGCTACGACGCCGGCGACACCGAGTTCATCACCCCGGCCCGCCTCACCCCCGAGGCGACCGCCCGCGCCGCCGCAGCCGCCATCACCGCCCACCGCGCCCTGGGCCTGCGCGACCTCTCCCGCACCGACCTCATCGTCTCCCCCGACGGCGAGGTCCACTTCCTGGAGGTCAACGTCGCCCCCGGCATGACGGAGACAAGCCTCCTCCCCCGAGCCATCAGCGTCGCCGACCTGGACCTGGGCGAAGTCTGCGAATCCCTCCTCCAACGCCACCTCCGCTGA
- a CDS encoding aminotransferase-like domain-containing protein, translating to MVPSEIRALFAMVARPEVVSLAGGAPYVSALPLDAVGRMVGELVAGKGAEALQYGSAQGDEQLREHICEVMSLEGVQASAEDVVVTVGAQQALDLITKIFVDPGDVVLAEAPSYVGALGTFAAYQADVVHVPLDEGGLVPSALRETLARLRAQGRRVKFLYTVPTFQNPAGVTLTTARRAQILEICAEYDVLVIEDNPYGLLGFDGEPMRALRADDAERVIYLGSFSKTIASGLRVGWVLAPHAVRAKLVLAAESAILCPSNFSQLAVREYLATQPWREQIKDFRELYRTRRDALLESLDQLMPDGCTWTRPAGGFFVWLTLPEGLDAKAMAPRAIAERVAYVPGTGFYADGTGHRHMRLSYCFPEPHRIREGVRRLAGVVEQEIRLRDTFGSTTGGSSTGVQTPGPGIV from the coding sequence ATGGTGCCGTCGGAGATCCGGGCCCTGTTCGCGATGGTCGCCCGCCCCGAGGTGGTCTCGCTGGCGGGCGGCGCGCCCTACGTCTCCGCGCTCCCCCTCGACGCCGTCGGCCGGATGGTCGGCGAACTCGTCGCCGGCAAGGGCGCCGAGGCCCTCCAGTACGGCTCCGCCCAGGGCGACGAGCAGCTCCGCGAGCACATCTGCGAGGTCATGTCCCTGGAGGGCGTCCAGGCGTCCGCGGAGGACGTCGTCGTCACCGTCGGCGCGCAGCAGGCGCTCGACCTCATCACGAAGATCTTCGTCGATCCCGGCGACGTCGTCCTCGCGGAGGCCCCGTCCTACGTGGGCGCGCTCGGCACGTTCGCCGCCTACCAGGCCGACGTGGTGCACGTGCCGCTGGACGAGGGCGGCCTCGTCCCGTCGGCGCTGCGCGAGACCCTCGCCCGCCTCCGCGCCCAGGGACGCCGGGTCAAGTTCCTCTACACCGTCCCGACCTTCCAGAACCCCGCGGGCGTCACCCTCACCACCGCCCGCCGCGCCCAGATCCTGGAGATCTGCGCCGAGTACGACGTGCTGGTCATCGAGGACAACCCGTACGGGCTCCTCGGATTCGACGGCGAGCCCATGCGGGCCCTGCGCGCGGACGACGCCGAGCGCGTCATCTACCTCGGCTCGTTCTCCAAGACGATCGCCTCGGGGCTCCGCGTCGGCTGGGTGCTGGCGCCGCACGCGGTGCGGGCGAAGCTCGTGCTGGCCGCCGAGTCCGCGATCCTGTGCCCGTCGAACTTCTCGCAGCTCGCCGTCCGCGAGTACCTCGCGACGCAGCCGTGGCGGGAGCAGATCAAGGACTTCCGGGAGCTGTACCGGACGCGCCGTGACGCGCTGCTGGAGTCCCTTGACCAGCTCATGCCGGACGGCTGCACCTGGACGCGCCCCGCCGGCGGCTTCTTCGTCTGGCTCACCCTCCCCGAGGGCCTCGACGCCAAGGCGATGGCCCCCCGCGCGATCGCCGAGCGCGTCGCCTACGTCCCCGGCACCGGCTTCTACGCCGACGGCACGGGCCACCGGCACATGCGCCTGTCGTACTGCTTCCCCGAGCCGCACCGGATCCGCGAGGGCGTCCGCCGGCTCGCCGGCGTGGTGGAACAGGAGATCCGTCTCCGGGACACTTTCGGGAGCACCACCGGCGGTTCGTCCACCGGCGTCCAGACGCCGGGCCCGGGCATCGTCTGA